GATTTGGAGCCTGAAATAGTTTGGTTTTGTAAACATCGTTGACGGAATTCCCATAATCTAAACCTCTTTTTGGAAATCTTTTATGTTTTAAATCATACTATGCCCCAAGTCGGACAATCAGAAGAAAAATGAGAGGTTTGAAATCATATAAAGGCTTTATTTCCCCATAAAATGCAAAAAAACAACCCAAGTGGATTACTCAGGTTGTTTTGCTGTGTCCAAAGACAGATGTCGTGTGCAATTATATAACAGCGGACTCCAGTCATCACGTTCCTTTTCCAGGATCGTCAGTGACAGGTTTCCAATCCGCTGTGTATACCGATCTTTAAACAAGGCTGTTAACAGGTTCGCCAGAAAAGCTCCATGAGTGACAATGAGTACGTTTTGGTCCGGGTAGGCAGACCATAGATCTTCCAGAAACGCCAGTGCACGAATCTGGATATCCGCAATCTGCTCCTGTCCCAAGTCCAATGTCTCCCACGATTGACCCCAGCGGGCAACCCGTTCTTCTGAAGTCAGACCTTCGATCTGACCAAAAGCCCTTTCTTTCAACCGTGCGTCCGGCTCAAGCAAAGGTACATTCAACAGTTCAGAGATAATCTCCCCTGTTTCCTGTGCCCGCGATAACCCACTTGTGATGATATAGTCCCACTGGTATTCTTCCGTCAACAGACGTCTTCCCAGTCGCTCTGCCTGATCACGACCTTCCCCATTCAGAGGTATATCAGTCTGCCCCTGTATACGGCCCGCCGCATTCCAGTCTGTAAGACCGTGACGAATAAGCCCGATTCGCACTTACATCCCTCATTTCTCCACACGGCGAACGAAAGGTTATAACCTATGCACTCGCACCTTGTTTACGTTTATTCGTTGTTCGATGCATACGTCCAAGAGAAAATAACGCCATTCCAATTGCAAGTAAAGACAGGGCCATCCAATACTGCGGATAAGCAGGTCCCATACTCACTACAAAAGGTTCAATTATGCTTCCTCTATCCGCTCCAGTCATGTCGTACTGATACAATCCAGATGACGAAGGTGCGCTTCCGGCAACCCCTGTCTCAAGAATACCCGTAGCAACAACTTGGGTTTGCTCAGCTTCTGATACATCTGGCTTAAACATTGCCATGTACAGAAAGCTGCATAAAAAAATAGCCAGGAACGCGGCAATCCACAAAGACATATGCTTGCGAATCGCAGCAGAGAAACGATTAACCTTTGCCTCCTCCGGCAATAACCATGGAGACTCCGCATAGATCCGGTCCATAACGTTACGGTTTACTCTCTCTGCCTGTTGTTCTGTCACTGGAACCGGGATGCTATGCAGCAAGATCTGGGCTTCTTCCCAGACCTCAAACTGCTCGGAGCACTCTTCACAGCCAGCGAGATGAGCATGAAATGCAATCCGCTGAGGATGAGTTTCCGGCAAGTCCCAGACCAGTGCAAACAGTTCCTGGGCTTCATTGCAATTCATCGGTTCTTCATCCCTTCATATGGCTCGTACACCGGTTCGAAGAAATAAGGTTCCAATTGAGTTTTTACGCTTGATCTTGCTCTGAATAATAGCGATTTCACAGAACTGACGCTCTGCCCAAGAATATTCGCAATCTCCTGGTAGTCTAGTTGATCATACTCGCGGAGTATAATCGCAGAACGTTGCTTCTCCGGCAAGTTGTTAATCGCATCTCTAACCAGCATCACCCGCTCGCTGCGCAGTACAGCATACTCCGGTGCATTCTCCGAAGGAGCAACGGGAACAATCCCGCTCTCTTCAAGTGGGACATTTCCGCTGCGCTGTTTGCGAAGCTCACTCAGTACCGTATTTCTCGCAATGGTATATAACCAGGTTGAGAATGAGGCATCCACCTCACGGAAAGAGTGCAGACTGCGGAACGCCTTATAGAAAGTCTCAGAACAGAGATCTTCCGCAAGCAGCTCCATATTGGAACTTTTCAACATATGATATACGAAAGCCAGTATTTTACGCTGATAACGACTCATCAGCTCGGAATATAACTCCAGGTTACCTTCCTTGATCTCTCGAATCAACTGGGAATCCGTCATTTGAGTGCGACCCCTCCTCGCCCATCCATGTGCTTCTCCCCGTTCGACTCTATCCATGTATTACCGAACAGGCACAAAAAAGTTGCGGTTCTCACCGCATATAAACAGCGTTCAGCACCATAACTGGCCTTCCCGCCAAATTCCCCTATGTAATGGCAATTTCCCCAACGTTTCTACATTAACAGTATTTATTGTACAACGGTCTGCATCATCCTGGCAAATCCATTGCTGTCCACAGAACCCGACCTGTCATTCATATGCAGTCATTTTCACGTTCATGACTTCATTTTGAGCCTTTTTGGTAAGCCTTTCTTATATAGACGGACGATGTACTGAAAAGGTTACAAAAATGTGATATTTTTTTGATCTAAGGAGGCCTAACTGATTAAGGAGGGTGATGTAAAGAGAGGATATATGCGTGTGTGTATATTCAAACATATAGATGATGCCCTTTCGTTCCATTTTAGACAAAAAAAAGACCGCTTACATAAGCGGCCATTGCTCACGTGGAGCAATACAGTTATTGGATAGGAGTGGAGAGAAACCATACTGTACCCTTATTATATGTATACGTTTTCATTTTGTCAACACTTTAAGTTAAATTGTTTGAATTAATTATATCTATCGGAAATTTCAGGATAATCCATCCTTTTTTTTCATGAGAAAATCAATTGAATACCTTCAATATGACCTCACAAAAAAGAGGGCTTTCGCCCCCTTTCACGTCTTATATCCAGACCTGATAGCCTAAAGAATCCAATAATGTCTTGGCTCGTTCCATATCCTCTTCCTGACGGAAAGACAGACGCATAATGCCTGGCACATCCACCCGATTTTCGATAATCTCCAAGTTGCTCAGGTTGATGTCATTCGCCCCAAGCTCAGTTGCGATTTTACCGATCATACCCGGAGCATCCTGGACATCGGTGTACAGATCAAATAACGGTGAAATCATGCCTTTGCGTCGTTCGGGCAATACACTGCGGAACTCACGGGCCTGACGGAATGCTTCCTCGATGCCTTCACCGTTCTTATGCTCCAGCATATCCGTAAATGCCTTCATCTGGCTATTCCAGTCCTTAAGCAAGCCCAGTAGGACATCACGGTTGCTAAGCAAGATATCTCTCCATACAATCGCATCACTGGACGCAATCCGGGTGATATCCCGGAAACCACCTGCAGCCAGCATTTTATACAGTGGATTCGACTCATTATATTCGCGCACCTGATTCACCAGCGCTACAGCAATAACATGGGGCAGATGACTAATCGCCCCCACGATGTCATCGTGCAGCAGTGGTTCCACACGCACGATCTGTGCCCGCGTATACGCAAGCAGCTCGGACAACCTGCTGTAGGCTTCCTCAGGTACATGTTCTGAAGGGGTTAAGACATAGTATGCATTCTCAAACAACACGGCTGAGGCCGCATCTACGCCTGCACGCTCCGACCCTGCCATAGGATGACCACCAATGAAGTAAGCGTCAGTCAACCGCACATGCTCGGCACAAGCGGCAATGGAAGCTTTAGTGCTTCCTACGTCCGTGATGATACATCCTTTTTTCAATGGCAGCTTGGAGAGCTTTTCGAAATAGGATTCAAGCAAACCTACGGGAACGCACAAAAAAATAAAGTCGGCATCCTCTACCGCTTCTTCCAGAGAGAGCGTAGCATCATCCACTACACCGCTCGCTATGTACTTGTCCTTCAGTTCATCCAAGTGGGCGTAACCCATCACGGTTACACCTGGCTTGCCTTTGAAGCAGAGCGCAAGTGAACCGCCGATGAGTCCTACACCGATCATTGCAATTTTTAGTTTCATGGGTCCTCACTCTTTCATCGCCAGTATTAAGGGCGTGCTACCGCCTTCTCAGCCAGCGTGTTCTCCAGTGCCGTGACAAATGCACGGTTCTGTTCTGATGTTCCGACGGACACACGAATGTAAGTTGGGTATACGTGGAATCCTGGGCGAACGATAATGCCTTGTTTGAGCAAGGATTGGAACGCCGTTGCCGAAGGCATATTCAGATCAACCATAATGAAATTACCCTGTGAAGGGAAGTACGACAAGCCCAACCGTGTAAATTCATTTTGCAGGAAGTCCCGATCCGTTGCATTCCGCTTCGAGCACTCTTGAACAAAATCCTGATCCAGTAGTGCAGCCGTTGCCGCAACCTGTGCAAATCGGGAAGTGTTAAACGGCTCACGTACACGGTTTATCAAATCAATAATTTCAGGACGTGCAATGCCGTACCCGACCCGGAGCGAAGCCAAACCGTAAATTTTAGAGAATGTCCTCAGAATGACCAAGTTTGGATACCGTTCGATCAATGGTATGCTTTGCGGATATGCTTCATCGGTTACAAATTCATAATAAGCTTCGTCCAGTATGACCATCACATGAGCAGGCACGCGGTCCATAAAGGCCGTAAGTTCCTGCTCGGAGATAATCGTACCTGTCGGATTATTTGGATTACACACCCAGACTGCTTTCGTTTTGTCGTTGATTTGCGCAAGCATCGCGCTCAGATCATGCGTTCCATCTTTAAGAGGCACTTCGATGGTAACGGCACCCTCAATATCGGCATTGCTTTTGTATACGGAGAATGTCTGATCTGCCATAATGGTCTCGTCACCCGGCAAGAAGAAAGCTCTCGTGATCAAAGCAATAATCTCATCGGAACCACAACCAAATATTAAGTTGTTCCGTTCAACACCAAGATGCTTAGCAAGAACTCCCGTCAGCTCAACCGAGCTACCGTCTGGGTATATGCTTATGTTAGTCATTTCTCTCGTAATGGCTTCCAGGGCGGCAGGAGAACTGCCGTATGGGTTTTCGTTGGAGGCCAGCTTGATGACTTGTTCAAGCCCCAGTTCACGTTTCACTTCTTCAATCGGTTTGCCTGGCTGGTACACAGGCAGATTGACAATCTGGGATTTCGGTTTCAACCCAACCGCCTCCTGTTATTGAAATAATGTTAGACACGAATCAGCGTGCACCTCATGTGTCCAAAGGATGTACTTTCAGGACATCTCTATCCCTTTAATTGTGCCACAAAGTTGCGAATTTGCAACAGTCCCGCTGCACGCGTATCCGGATTTTCAAGCAGAGGAATCGCATCTTCCACCTGACGAACAATGGCACTACCTACAACAACGCCATCGCAGATGCGGGAGAAATGTGCCACCTGCTCATGACTAGAGATACCGAAACCTACCGCTACAGGGAGATCTGTCAGACTTTTCACCGTTTCAATGAAGCTTTCCACGCCATCAAAGAAAGAAGCTCTTTCTCCGGTTACCCCAAGGGAAGATACACAGTAGATAAAGCCACTTGCTCCATTCACAATACGCTCAATCCGTGCATTAGATGTAGGTGCAACAAGAGGCACCAGATGTACACCCGCACGATTAGCACGTTGTCGCATCTCTTCCGCTTCCTCAATTGGCAGGTCCGGAATGATCATGCCACTGATATCGTGTTTGACCAATTCTTCAAAGAATACATCCAATCCGGTCTGCAATACCGGATTATAATAGGTGAACAGCACAAACGGCAGTTTCACGCCTACGTTACGAGCTTTTGCTGCGGTTTCCATAACCGTACGAATAGTAATCTGGCTTTTCAGCGCACGTTCGGAAGCACGCTGAATGACTGGGCCATCTGCAAGTGGATCGGAATAAGGAACACCCAGTTCCAAAATATCCGCTCCGGCCTGCTCAAGCTCTTTGATGATATCGATCGTTGTATCCACATCCGGGTCTCCCACGGTTAAGAATGGAATAAGTGCCGTGCGATTCTGTTGCTTCAATTGCTGGAAGGTCTGGTCCATCAGATTCATCCCAAGTCGCCTCCCGTGTATTTCATGATCGATTCAACGTCCTTATCTCCACGTCCCGACAGACAAATGACTACAATATCATCTGCTGTGAGTTCAGGCGCCAGTTTGACAACTTGGGCAACCGCGTGTGCAGACTCCAGAGCAGGAATAATTCCTTCCGTCCGACATAGGAGTTGCAGGGCATCAAGTGCTTCCTGATCCGTGATCGGTACATATTTTGCCCGTTCAATATCCTTGAGATAGGAATGCTCCGGACCAACACCCGGATAATCAAGTCCGGCCGAGATGGAATGCGCTGGCTGAACCTGTCCATACTCATCCTGCAACAGGTAACTCATAGATCCCTGGAATACACCATGCGTACCTTTGGTCATCGTCGCAGCGTGATACTCGGTATCGACCCCTTTGCCTGCAGCTTCAACCCCAACAAGCTTCACATCCTGGTCACCGATAAATGGATAGAACATCCCGATCGCATTACTACCTCCACCGACAGCTGCTACAATTACATCCGGCAAACGTCCTTCGATCTCCTGAATCTGACGACGGGTCTCATCACCAATCACTCGTTGGAAATTTCGCACCATCATCGGATATGGATGAGGTCCAACCACTGATCCGAGCACATAGAATGTATCCTCCACATTGCTGACCCAGTAGCGAAGCGCTTCATTACCAGCATCCTTCAGGGTCCGTGTTCCGGACGTAACCGGAATCACTTCTGCTCCGAGCAGCTTCATTCGAAATACGTTTAACTGCTGACGCTCTGTATCTTCTTCGCCCATAAATACTTTGCATTCCAGTCCAAGCAATGCGGCTACGGTTGCCGTTGCAACGCCATGTTGACCTGCACCCGTTTCGGCAATAACTTTCTTTTTGCCCATCCGTTTGGCAAGCAAACCTTGTCCAATGGCGTTATTAATTTTGTGCGCGCCTGTATGGTTGAGATCTTCACGTTTCAGATAAATTTTCGGTCCGCCCAATCGGCGTGACAATTGCTCTGCATGATACAATGGCGTTTCACGTCCAGAATACTCGCTTAGCAGATAGTTCAGTTCCTTGTTGAATTCCTCATCTTCAGAGAAGTGGCTATATGCCTCCTCCAACTCAATAAGTGCGTTCATTAGTGTCTCAGGTACAAAGCGGCCTCCGAAGTGACCGAAACGCCCGTGTTGATCCGGCAATTGATGTGTCATGCCTGCTTCACCCTTTCTACGAATGCTGTAATTTTGGCAATATCCTTCACACCTTCAGTCTCCACGCCGCTGGATACATCGACGCCGAAAGGTGCATATGTCTGTATTAGTTGTTGTACATTGTCCGGCTGCAAACCTCCTGCAACGAACAGGGCAATTTCGCGACTTTTCGCCCATTCAGCATAGGCAGGGATTCGCTCCCAGGCAAACGTTTTCCCGGAGCCCCCTCCATATAGAGGATCATGGGTATCAAGCAATATCGCATCCACGAATTTATCATAAGTATCAAGAGCCCTTATGGCTGCATCATCAGCTTCCGGTCCCGTTTCATCTTTGGGAAAAGAAAAAACTTTAAACACTTTGGCATCCCACCGCTGTTTCACCTGCTGGCAAAATTCCGCAGTCTCCTGTCCATGCAGTTGAATAACATCCAGGTGAGCAATCTCCATAATGTGTTCCAACTCTTTGAGCGTTGGATTCACAAATACACCCGCAAGCTTCGGCCGATCATAGGCAGACCATTCGAACAACACCGTTCTTAATGCAACAGCCTGCTCGGGTTCGATTCGGCGGCGTGACTTGGCAAAAACAACACCAATGTAATCCACAGGCAAGTTTATCATCGATTTTAGCACTTCAACGTCCTGAAGTCCACATATTTTTACGGCCGCTGGCAGCGGGTTTCTCAGTTCTGACATACTGTCGCCTGTGCCATCGTGTATGGAAGTATTCATCATTTGGGTCCCATTAGATCATATACAGCCGCCTCGACATCATCCTTGCGCATGAGATGCTCACCTACGAGAATACCATGAACACCAGCCTGGATCAGAGGTACTGTTGATTCTGGTCCATCAATACCACTTTCGCTAATCAAGGTGACGCCACTTGGAATCAATTCCATCAAATCCAGTGTCGTGCTCAGACTGGTTTCGAATGTTTTCAAATTACGATTATTAATGCCCACAAGTGTTGCCTGCGGAATGTCCAATACCTGCTCCAGTTCTGTTCGATCGTGGACTTCAATCAAGGCATCCAGCCCCAAACTTTTGGCAAATTCCAGATACTGACGAATCTGTTCAGGTGTCAGAATACTGGCAATCAGCAGTATCGCATCCGCACCCAGTAATCTTGCCTCGGCAATCTGTCGTTCATCTATAATAAAATCCTTGCGTAATAGCGGAATATTCACCGCCTGATGAATCGCCTGCAAGTACTCGTTGCTCCCTTGAAAATACGATACATCCGTTAATACGGAGATGCAGTCTGCACCCGCTCGCTCATAAGCAGCAGCAATCTCTACCGGATGAAAATCCGGGCGAATTAACCCTTTGGATGGCGAAGCCTTCTTCACTTCAGCAATAAGGCCGAGTTTGCGATTGCGTCCGCTTGATAGTGCTTGTTCAAACCCCCGGGTTGCGGGGAGTTGTTCGATTTTTTGGATAGCCTCATCCATGCCAAATGTCTGTGCCAATACTTCTACTTCTTTATGTTTGGTTGCAACGATTCGATCAAGATACATGACTGTACGCCTCCGTTGTATGAATTAACTGTTCAAGCTTCCCGGCAGCTTTGCCCGAATCTACCGCTTCGGCGGCAAGTGTTACCCCTTCAGCAATGCTATCTGCAAGACCGGATACATAGATGCACGCTCCGGCGTTCAACAGAACGACATCACGGTAGGCACTCTGCTCACCCTGGAAGATCCTCTTAATAATTTCGGCATTCTGTGCTGCATCTCCTCCAAGCACCGCTTCGAGCGGATGCAAAGACAAGCCCATATCACGTGGATCAATATCGTAGGTGTGCACTTCACCATTGCGAAGTTCAGATACCTGAGTTGGCGCCGAGATGCTGATTTCATCCAGACCATCATGACTGGCCACGACCAACGCTCTTTTGAGACCAAGACGATTCAGTACTTCAGCGATCATCGGCGTCCGGGAACGATCATACAGGCCGAGCAATTGACGATCTGCTCCCGCAGGATTGGTTAATGGTCCGAGCATATTGAAAATGGTACGAACACCCAACTCTTTTCTTGGTCCTGCCGCATGACGCATGGAAGGGTGATATACCTGGGCAAAACAGAAGCAAATTCCGATATCATCCAGACATTGTCTGGCCTGTTCCCCGTTCAGATGGATATTTACACCGAGTGCCTCTAATACATCTGCACTACCTGCTTTGCCTGAAGCTGAACGGTTGCCATGTTTGGCGACCCGAACCGAGACGGCGGAAGCAATAATGGCAGATGCCGTGGAAATGTTGAATTTGTGAATTCCCGATCCGCCTGTTCCACAAGTGTCCAACAAGCCGCTGCCATCCGTGAGAATCCGTCCGCCCTGACCACGCATCGCTTCAGCAAAACCAGTGATCTCATCCACCGTTTCCCCCTTCATGCGCAGCGCCATTAACAAACCTCCGATTTGAGCCGGCGTTGCCTCACCTCTCATAATCGAGTACATCAAATCTCGTGCTTCGGCTTGCTCCAGATGACTACCCTCCAAAATCTTTGCTAATCCATTCTTCATACCATCCTCGCGAGTCATCTCAGCAATTGGGGTTACAGGGTTTTCATTCATTATCGGGTTTATGTTCATCTCCGGTCTCTCCTCTCTCAGTTTTTAGCGGCCGCTGGTGTGACAAAGTAATCTGCATTCGCCAATCTCAACGTGCTGTCCTTTTCTTTGGCAGGAAACATTGCTTCTGCTGTTCGAATCGCTTTGAGCAATGCTTTGGCTTTGTTAACCGTTTCTACATATTCATTCTCAGGTACAGAATCCCACACGATTCCCGCCCCGGCCTGTACATATGCTTTTCCTTTTTTGAAAATAATCGTACGAATCGTAATACAGGAGTCCATGTTACCCGAGAAACCGAGGTATCCGATCGCTCCTGCGTAGGCACCGCGTGCCTCTTTCTCCAGTTCCGCGATGATCTCCATTGCACGCAGTTTCGGTGCACCAGATACGGTACCCGCTGGCAAGCATGAGAGGAACGCATCGAAGAAATCCTTATCTTCTCTTAGCTCACCTGTAACGTTGGATACCATGTGCATCACATGAGAATACCGTTCAATCTCCATGAACATGTCACACTTCACACTGCCGAAGCTGGATACCCGACCCAGATCGTTACGGCCCAAATCAACCAGCATCAGATGCTCCGCACGTTCCTTCTCATCCTGGAGCAGATCAGCAGCGAGTGCACGATCTTCCGCTTCGGTTGCCCCCCTTGGACGTGTGCCTGCAATCGGACGTGTCTCCACGCGATTTCCATCCACCTTAACCAGTGCTTCAGGCGAAGTACCCACGATTATCTCATCATCCATTTTGAGGTAGTACATATAAGGTGATGGATTCAGGGTCCGAAGCACGCGATACACGTGAAGCGGAGAAACCTCCGTATCAATGTGAAACCGCTGGGATAATACCACTTGAAAAATATCACCTGCGCGAATGTACTCTTTGGCTTGCTCCACATTACCTATAAATTGTTCCTTCGTAAGGTTGGAGCGAATATCCCCCAATTCCACGTCTCCCGGAATGGAACGCGGATTCAGGTTTTCCCCTGGTCCTTGCTGCTGCAGCCGTTCAGCGGCCTGCTCCAGCTTCTCCGAAGTCACTGCATACGCTTGCCGTATCTCATCATCCGTTGCACCATCCTTGACGTGTACATTCCCGACGAGCAGCATCTGCTGCTTCACATGGTCGAACACGATAATCTGGTCACAGAACATAAAACGTATGTCATCCATATTCAGATCATCCAGCGCATGAGCTGGAAGCTTCTCATAATATGACAGCAGATCATATCCGAAGAAACCAATTGCCCCACCTGTGAATGGTGGAAGTTCATCATCTTTTGGGCTGCGGTACTTACGCAGCAGTGCTTTCAGTTCTTCAATCGGTTTGCCTGGCAATTCACGAGTCTGCCCCGCTTCTTCCACTACAATCCGGCCCTTCTTGGCCGAAATCATCAGGAACGGATCTGTACCGATGAACGAGTATCTCGCCCATTGGATCCCCCCCTCTACACTTTCCAACAGGAATGCCCGGTCGTTGTCAGCAAAACGGCGGAATATTCGAATCGGAGTCTCCATATCTGCCAAAATCCGTTTGACTACCGGAATCAGATTATACTCATTTGACATTTTCAGTACTTGATTAACGTTTGGCGTTATCATCAAATCACGTCCTTTCAGATTTAGGTAGAAGAAAAAATAATATGTACAAAAAAACCTCTACCATCAGGTAGAGGTTTGGTTATAAGCTGTAATTAACAGGGTGATGCTTCATAAATAACAAGTCCCTATACTTCGCTGTCGGATTATTCACAGGTCGCTGAATTGATGCATCTCACATCATCCAATGCGGGAAAATAAATCAGTTATAACACATCAACTACTCATTCCAATATTTCTGTAAAATATGGGAGAGTACATTGTACGTGTTGTACCAAGATATATCTAAACAAAAGGTGTCCTACGACACATTTGCTTCCCTGTTCCTGTTAAAACTTCCGTAGCACGACGTACCGTGAATCAGTTGACCGGTTTCTGTTGCCCCGGTTACCACCCACTGGACTCTGCTATATACTCCACTAGCTCAGCTGCTCTCAGCTCAATCTCAACTCTACTCAACTGGTTCTCACTATACATCATTATGATCGGTTTGACAACCTGCTTCTTTAAGATCCAGAAGGTGCTGCCAGATCCGGACGCAATGCCTGTGCACCGTTCAGATACACATGATGGATTTCGTTCTGAGCTTTGTTTGTATTGACATGTACCATGAATCGAATGCATTGTGCCAAGGCACCTTTAACTGGAACTTCCAGCGCACACATCAGTGGTACCAGTTCCCAGCCATCCAGTTGGCGGATAGCTTTTGCCGGGAAAGCAGCATCCAGATCCCCAGTTAACGTAATCCACACACTACAGATGTCTTCCGGTTGGATCTCATTGCGATCCACGATCTCCTGCAGCAATACAGCCGTTTCTTTCAAAATCTGTTCTTCGTTGTTCTGCGTGACTGTTGTAGCCCCGCGAATTCCCCGTGTGACCATTGCTGTTATTCTCCCTTCCTGAGCATTTCAATGACGTCCCGAACTGCCGACACAGGTACGTCCTTCACAATTCTTGCAGCCCCAATCCGATCAGGAATGATGAACACCATATGACCTTCACGGAATTTTTTGTCATGCATCATCGCTTCCATTAATTCATCCGTGTCCAGATGAGCAGGCATCGTTGTTGGAAGGCGAAGTGAACGTAACATGCGGACCGTATCTTCATAGAGTCCTGCTGGAGCACCAAGCTTCTCACCAAGCAATGCCGATCCAGCCATACCGATGGATATCGCTTCTCCGTGCAGGAATTCTCCATATCCAGCAATCGCTTCAATGGCATGACCAATCGTATGTCCAAGGTTCAACAATGCACGTTCTCCATTTTCACGTTCGTCTCTGGATACTATCTCTGCCTTAATGCCACAACCTCGCTCCAGGCCATATCCCAACGCTTCAGGATTTAGCGCTAGCAACTCCTCTGCATGTTCCTCACACCAGTGTGCGAAAGCCTCATCACGGATCAGCCCGTGCTTCAGCATCTCTGACAAACCTGCCGAAACATCTCGTGGTGGCAAAGATTGAAGTGTGTCCACATCGTAGAGTACCAGCTCCGGCTGGTGGAATGCACCGATCATATTTTTGGCCAGCGGATGATTGACAGCCACCTTGCCACCTACACTGCTGTCATGCGCCAAAATCGTTGTAGGTACTTGAACAAACTTGATTCCACGCATATATGTAGCGGCAACAAAGCCAGCCAGATCACCTACGACACCACCACCTAGGGCCAGAATCGCAGAACTCCGATCCAGTTTGCCTTCGATAGCGACGGTCATCATATCCTGGTACACCGAAAGGGATTTCGATGTTTCACCAGAGGGTACAACCGCCGATACGACTGTATAACCAGCCGTACGCAGCGTTTGCTCCAAACCTGACAAGTATTTGGGAGCCACATTTTCATCTGTAATGATGAGTAACGGACTTTTTTTGGTTAGGCCATATTGCTCAAAATATTGAGGGGCTTGTGCCAATAAGCCGCTACCAATCAGAATCGGATATGAGCGTTCCTCCAACTGTACCGTCAGCTGACGCATATTAGTAATTCTCCAGTTGAGCGTTATAGTTAGCAACATTAGCACGGATCTCTTCCATGGAATCCCCGCCGAATTTCTCCAGGAATGCCTTGGCAATTTCCCACGCTACAACATGCTCCATCACCACACTTGCTGCTGGTACAGCACAAGCGTCCGAGCGCTCAACCTGAGCCGTAAATGCTTCTTTCGTATCAATGTCCACACTTTGCAGTGGTTTATACAACGTAGGGATCGGCTTCATCACACCACGTACAACCACTGGCATACCGTTCGTCATACCACCTTCGAATCCGCCTAGACGGTTCGTTGCCCGGTGGTAGCCGCGCTCATCCGTATGCATGATCTCATCATGCACCTGTGATCCACGAATGACTCCGGCTTCGAATCCGATACCAATCTCTACACCTTTGAATGCATTAATGGACATTACGCCTTGAGCGATTCGTGCATCCAGCTTGCGATCGTATTGAACATAACTGCCAAGACCAATTGGCACCCCTTCAACGATACATTCCACGATTCC
The window above is part of the Paenibacillus sp. 1781tsa1 genome. Proteins encoded here:
- the hisC gene encoding histidinol-phosphate transaminase, with translation MKPKSQIVNLPVYQPGKPIEEVKRELGLEQVIKLASNENPYGSSPAALEAITREMTNISIYPDGSSVELTGVLAKHLGVERNNLIFGCGSDEIIALITRAFFLPGDETIMADQTFSVYKSNADIEGAVTIEVPLKDGTHDLSAMLAQINDKTKAVWVCNPNNPTGTIISEQELTAFMDRVPAHVMVILDEAYYEFVTDEAYPQSIPLIERYPNLVILRTFSKIYGLASLRVGYGIARPEIIDLINRVREPFNTSRFAQVAATAALLDQDFVQECSKRNATDRDFLQNEFTRLGLSYFPSQGNFIMVDLNMPSATAFQSLLKQGIIVRPGFHVYPTYIRVSVGTSEQNRAFVTALENTLAEKAVARP
- the trpA gene encoding tryptophan synthase subunit alpha, translating into MNLMDQTFQQLKQQNRTALIPFLTVGDPDVDTTIDIIKELEQAGADILELGVPYSDPLADGPVIQRASERALKSQITIRTVMETAAKARNVGVKLPFVLFTYYNPVLQTGLDVFFEELVKHDISGMIIPDLPIEEAEEMRQRANRAGVHLVPLVAPTSNARIERIVNGASGFIYCVSSLGVTGERASFFDGVESFIETVKSLTDLPVAVGFGISSHEQVAHFSRICDGVVVGSAIVRQVEDAIPLLENPDTRAAGLLQIRNFVAQLKG
- a CDS encoding RNA polymerase sigma factor, translated to MTDSQLIREIKEGNLELYSELMSRYQRKILAFVYHMLKSSNMELLAEDLCSETFYKAFRSLHSFREVDASFSTWLYTIARNTVLSELRKQRSGNVPLEESGIVPVAPSENAPEYAVLRSERVMLVRDAINNLPEKQRSAIILREYDQLDYQEIANILGQSVSSVKSLLFRARSSVKTQLEPYFFEPVYEPYEGMKNR
- a CDS encoding prephenate dehydrogenase — protein: MKLKIAMIGVGLIGGSLALCFKGKPGVTVMGYAHLDELKDKYIASGVVDDATLSLEEAVEDADFIFLCVPVGLLESYFEKLSKLPLKKGCIITDVGSTKASIAACAEHVRLTDAYFIGGHPMAGSERAGVDAASAVLFENAYYVLTPSEHVPEEAYSRLSELLAYTRAQIVRVEPLLHDDIVGAISHLPHVIAVALVNQVREYNESNPLYKMLAAGGFRDITRIASSDAIVWRDILLSNRDVLLGLLKDWNSQMKAFTDMLEHKNGEGIEEAFRQAREFRSVLPERRKGMISPLFDLYTDVQDAPGMIGKIATELGANDINLSNLEIIENRVDVPGIMRLSFRQEEDMERAKTLLDSLGYQVWI
- a CDS encoding histidine phosphatase family protein — encoded protein: MRIGLIRHGLTDWNAAGRIQGQTDIPLNGEGRDQAERLGRRLLTEEYQWDYIITSGLSRAQETGEIISELLNVPLLEPDARLKERAFGQIEGLTSEERVARWGQSWETLDLGQEQIADIQIRALAFLEDLWSAYPDQNVLIVTHGAFLANLLTALFKDRYTQRIGNLSLTILEKERDDWSPLLYNCTRHLSLDTAKQPE
- a CDS encoding anti-sigma factor, which encodes MNCNEAQELFALVWDLPETHPQRIAFHAHLAGCEECSEQFEVWEEAQILLHSIPVPVTEQQAERVNRNVMDRIYAESPWLLPEEAKVNRFSAAIRKHMSLWIAAFLAIFLCSFLYMAMFKPDVSEAEQTQVVATGILETGVAGSAPSSSGLYQYDMTGADRGSIIEPFVVSMGPAYPQYWMALSLLAIGMALFSLGRMHRTTNKRKQGASA